The Tenacibaculum jejuense genome includes a window with the following:
- the ribD gene encoding bifunctional diaminohydroxyphosphoribosylaminopyrimidine deaminase/5-amino-6-(5-phosphoribosylamino)uracil reductase RibD, producing MDYDKKYMARCLELGKNGIGTSRPNPSVGAVIVHHDKIIGEGFTDPYGGPHAEVNAVNSVKDESLLKEATIYVTLEPCSHHGKTPPCADLIIRKQIPNVVIGTVDTNSLVFGEGIKRLEKAGCNVKVGVLEDECKQHHKRFFTVQNKQRPYIILKWAETNNGFIAPESKEKQEPVWISNAYAKQLVHKWRSEEHAILVGTNTVVADNPKLNVRHWTGNNPTRIVLDKSLRIPNNLSVLDRSILTIVLTEKEQDSKENITFERIDFSKELASQICDVLSKYKIQSVIIEGGTQTLQSFINENLWDEARVFVGEISFTKGVKAPVLKQSVTKEEKIKNNTLRYFFND from the coding sequence TTGGATTACGATAAAAAATACATGGCTAGATGTTTGGAGCTAGGAAAAAACGGAATTGGAACGTCTAGACCTAATCCATCTGTTGGAGCTGTAATTGTTCATCATGATAAAATTATAGGAGAAGGATTTACGGATCCTTATGGTGGTCCTCATGCTGAAGTCAACGCTGTAAACTCAGTTAAAGATGAATCTTTACTAAAAGAAGCTACAATTTATGTGACTTTAGAGCCTTGCTCACATCATGGGAAAACTCCTCCTTGTGCAGATTTAATTATCAGAAAACAAATTCCAAATGTTGTTATTGGTACTGTAGATACCAATAGTTTGGTTTTTGGAGAGGGAATTAAGCGTCTGGAAAAGGCAGGTTGTAACGTAAAAGTTGGAGTTTTAGAAGATGAATGTAAACAGCATCATAAACGCTTTTTTACCGTTCAAAATAAGCAAAGACCTTACATTATTTTAAAATGGGCAGAAACAAATAATGGTTTTATAGCTCCAGAAAGTAAAGAAAAACAAGAACCAGTTTGGATTTCAAATGCATATGCCAAACAATTAGTTCACAAATGGAGAAGTGAAGAACATGCAATTTTAGTCGGTACAAATACTGTTGTAGCTGATAATCCGAAATTGAATGTTAGACATTGGACAGGAAATAACCCAACAAGAATTGTATTGGATAAATCTTTACGAATTCCTAATAATTTAAGCGTTCTAGACAGAAGTATTTTAACTATAGTTTTAACAGAAAAAGAACAAGATTCAAAAGAGAATATAACATTTGAACGTATTGATTTTTCAAAAGAATTAGCATCTCAAATTTGTGATGTTCTATCAAAATATAAAATTCAATCTGTAATAATTGAAGGTGGAACGCAAACTTTACAAAGCTTTATCAATGAAAATTTATGGGATGAAGCGCGAGTTTTTGTTGGAGAAATTAGTTTTACTAAAGGAGTAAAAGCTCCTGTTTTAAAGCAATCTGTTACAAAGGAAGAAAAAATTAAAAACAACACATTAAGATACTTTTTTAATGATTAA
- a CDS encoding HAD-IA family hydrolase produces MIKNIIFDFGDVFINLDKQATYVALAKLGVNEVSESMMQVYYDYEMGLMTTEEFVGYFHNEFKIDKEALIDAWNAILLDFPLHRLKFLKELADSKKYRLFLLSNTNDLHISWIQENWGDALYNEFKSCYEQFYLSHEINLRKPNDNIYEFVLNENQLVAEQTFFIDDTKENTDTAKKLGIKVWNIDPANEDVVGLLSREEFSL; encoded by the coding sequence ATGATTAAAAATATCATTTTCGATTTTGGTGATGTATTCATCAATCTTGATAAACAAGCTACTTATGTAGCATTAGCCAAATTAGGTGTAAATGAAGTTTCAGAATCTATGATGCAAGTGTATTACGATTATGAAATGGGATTAATGACAACTGAAGAATTTGTTGGATATTTTCATAATGAATTCAAAATAGATAAAGAAGCTTTGATTGATGCGTGGAATGCTATTTTATTAGATTTTCCATTACACAGACTTAAATTTTTAAAAGAATTAGCTGATTCGAAAAAGTACCGCCTGTTTTTGTTAAGTAACACAAATGATCTACATATTTCTTGGATTCAGGAGAATTGGGGAGATGCATTATATAATGAGTTTAAATCTTGTTATGAACAATTTTATTTATCTCATGAAATCAATTTAAGAAAGCCCAACGACAATATTTATGAATTTGTTTTAAATGAAAATCAATTAGTTGCAGAACAAACGTTCTTTATAGATGATACTAAAGAGAATACAGATACTGCAAAGAAATTAGGAATTAAGGTTTGGAATATAGATCCTGCTAACGAAGATGTTGTAGGTTTGTTGTCGAGAGAGGAATTTAGCCTATGA
- a CDS encoding GRP family sugar transporter, translating to MIYLVLSILISSSLYVIFKLFEKFKVDTFQAIVVNYIVAFSIGYLYSPVKLPIQEIPSQPWFLGACFLGFLFITIFNLMALTSQKNGLSVASVSGRMAVVIPIIFGVFLYNESVTIIKVIGILLALIAVYLTSVKKNNDKTGNSSLLFPALLFLGSGAIDTLLKYTEVNHVSEENVSIFSASIFGIAFVLGVLYFLYQLIFEKSNNINIKNVIAGIALGIPNYFSIDFLIRALKIEGFDSAILFTINNVSIVLLSTIVGLLLFKEKLERRNWIGIVIAVVSIILITKYGN from the coding sequence ATGATTTATTTAGTTTTAAGTATTTTAATATCGAGTAGTTTATATGTAATTTTTAAACTATTCGAGAAATTTAAGGTAGATACATTTCAAGCTATAGTAGTAAATTATATAGTAGCTTTTTCCATTGGATATTTATATTCTCCTGTAAAACTACCAATACAAGAAATACCTAGTCAACCATGGTTTTTAGGAGCCTGTTTTTTAGGTTTTTTATTTATCACCATTTTTAATTTAATGGCTTTAACTTCACAAAAAAATGGACTTTCAGTAGCATCTGTTTCAGGAAGAATGGCTGTAGTTATTCCAATTATTTTTGGGGTGTTCTTATATAATGAAAGCGTTACTATTATTAAAGTTATAGGAATTTTATTAGCGCTAATTGCAGTTTATTTAACTTCAGTTAAAAAGAATAATGATAAAACAGGAAATAGCTCTCTATTATTTCCAGCTTTATTATTTTTAGGATCAGGAGCAATAGATACGTTACTTAAATACACAGAAGTGAATCATGTATCAGAAGAAAACGTGTCTATCTTTTCGGCTTCAATCTTTGGAATTGCTTTTGTTTTAGGTGTTTTATATTTCTTATATCAACTAATTTTTGAAAAAAGTAACAATATCAATATTAAAAATGTTATTGCAGGAATAGCATTAGGTATTCCAAATTATTTTTCAATTGATTTTTTAATACGCGCACTAAAAATTGAAGGTTTTGATAGTGCAATATTATTTACAATTAACAATGTAAGTATTGTTCTACTGAGTACAATTGTAGGTTTGTTGTTATTTAAAGAAAAATTAGAGCGTAGAAATTGGATAGGAATTGTTATAGCAGTAGTAAGTATTATTTTAATTACAAAATATGGAAATTGA
- a CDS encoding IMPACT family protein produces the protein MEIDTYKTITKPSEETLFKDRNSKFFGYAFPVQTEDDVKKYLEEVKKKHHTARHHCYAWQLGTENIRFRANDDGEPNNSAGQPIYGQIQAFEVTNVLIVSVRYFGGVKLGVGGLINAYRTSAQLALEASEIIEKTIDVHFKLKFAYDLMNKVQRVIKENNLEILNQKLELDCEYIISVRKKDAEHIFNTFQSIYKLEISKL, from the coding sequence ATGGAAATTGATACTTACAAAACGATAACTAAACCATCTGAGGAAACTTTATTTAAAGATAGAAACAGTAAGTTTTTTGGATACGCTTTTCCTGTTCAAACAGAAGATGATGTAAAAAAATACTTAGAAGAAGTAAAAAAGAAGCATCATACGGCAAGACATCACTGTTACGCTTGGCAATTAGGAACAGAAAATATCAGGTTTAGAGCAAATGATGATGGTGAGCCAAATAATTCTGCTGGTCAGCCCATTTATGGTCAGATACAAGCATTTGAAGTAACAAATGTTCTTATAGTTTCTGTTCGCTATTTTGGTGGAGTAAAACTTGGCGTAGGAGGGTTGATTAATGCTTATAGAACTTCTGCTCAATTAGCTTTAGAAGCTTCTGAAATTATAGAAAAAACTATTGATGTACATTTTAAATTAAAATTTGCTTATGATTTAATGAATAAAGTACAACGCGTTATTAAAGAAAATAACTTGGAAATTCTGAATCAGAAACTAGAGTTAGATTGTGAATACATAATTTCTGTCCGAAAAAAAGATGCTGAACATATTTTTAATACTTTTCAAAGTATATACAAATTAGAAATATCTAAACTATAG